The following are encoded in a window of Citrobacter freundii genomic DNA:
- a CDS encoding amidohydrolase has translation MRISMLFLACSLAVTSSTVSALEGNKMIIFGGEIYSADPNNPSPQAIAIEGKKIIAVGTFNDVLKKAGSDAIRIDLQGNYLMPGLIDSHAHVADGGFKTITVEFPEGMTKAAAIRAFVDKNKRNPQRDLHGVQFYSNVSLDYWDNISLLDSVFNASEYQDTPVVLAGSDAHTGWVNNAMLRKAKLDPQAIADAGNSIRTNVGLTPNGKLNGFVSEGAWDRVLGAIPPVDNDKIAQSIIAGSKVMNRYGITAWMEPLSNLRPLAPSFDAHPGRNDEGLLPAYSSLAKDGKLTAHVTGLALVNINASPAAIDDVVAIRDKYAGIPDIKLAGIKIFQDGVIEYPSQTAKLSQSYLNRLGYSGSNSLDKVTFCSLVAKADAEKLIAHFHAIGDRAVQESLDAVACAREKNGNSGILHSITHLEIVNPQSLPQFQQLNVAASMQLLWAGKDGATTTLLDGKVPAPLLQHLYPAGDLFRHHALIAGASDWPVSSPNPLFAIYTAVTRMGEEGELPPESEKISRAAMLQAYTLNAAKVIGRDKETGSIAVGKSADLVLFDRNLEKVSIEKLRDATVLWTMFAGKKVYSGK, from the coding sequence ATGAGAATTTCAATGCTCTTTCTGGCATGTTCACTGGCCGTCACGTCTTCCACGGTCTCTGCTCTGGAAGGTAATAAAATGATTATCTTTGGCGGGGAAATCTACAGCGCCGATCCAAATAATCCCTCTCCACAAGCCATCGCTATTGAAGGCAAAAAAATCATTGCCGTGGGAACGTTCAACGATGTGCTGAAGAAGGCCGGTTCTGATGCTATTCGCATTGATTTGCAGGGTAATTACCTGATGCCGGGGTTGATCGACAGCCACGCCCATGTTGCTGATGGCGGTTTTAAAACGATTACCGTCGAATTTCCTGAAGGGATGACAAAAGCGGCAGCGATTAGAGCGTTTGTCGATAAAAATAAGCGTAACCCTCAGCGCGATCTCCATGGTGTCCAGTTTTACAGCAATGTATCCCTGGATTACTGGGACAATATTAGCCTGCTGGATAGCGTATTTAATGCGTCAGAATATCAGGATACGCCGGTGGTGCTGGCTGGATCGGATGCCCATACCGGCTGGGTTAATAACGCCATGTTACGTAAAGCCAAGTTGGATCCCCAGGCCATTGCTGACGCTGGCAACAGTATAAGAACCAATGTTGGGCTAACCCCCAATGGAAAACTCAACGGCTTTGTCTCCGAAGGCGCATGGGATCGGGTGCTCGGTGCCATTCCTCCCGTCGATAACGACAAAATTGCGCAGTCGATTATCGCTGGATCAAAGGTGATGAACCGCTATGGTATCACCGCCTGGATGGAGCCGCTGAGCAACCTGCGCCCGCTGGCACCGTCATTTGATGCTCACCCGGGACGCAACGATGAAGGGCTACTTCCGGCGTACAGTTCTCTGGCGAAGGACGGAAAACTCACCGCCCACGTAACCGGTCTGGCATTGGTCAATATTAACGCTTCTCCAGCAGCCATTGATGACGTAGTGGCTATCAGGGATAAATATGCCGGAATACCCGATATCAAGCTGGCTGGGATTAAAATCTTTCAGGACGGAGTGATTGAATATCCGTCCCAGACGGCGAAGTTGAGTCAGTCATACCTGAATCGACTTGGCTACAGTGGTAGTAACTCGCTGGATAAAGTGACGTTCTGTTCGCTGGTGGCCAAAGCGGATGCCGAAAAATTGATTGCCCACTTTCATGCTATCGGCGATCGCGCCGTGCAGGAGTCACTGGATGCGGTTGCCTGTGCGCGCGAAAAGAATGGCAACAGCGGCATATTGCACAGCATTACCCACCTGGAAATCGTCAACCCGCAGAGCCTCCCTCAATTTCAGCAGTTGAACGTCGCAGCGTCTATGCAGTTGCTGTGGGCGGGTAAAGACGGTGCAACGACAACTCTGCTGGATGGCAAAGTGCCAGCGCCGTTACTCCAACACCTTTATCCTGCTGGCGATCTGTTCCGCCATCACGCGCTGATTGCGGGGGCCAGCGACTGGCCGGTATCTAGCCCCAACCCGCTGTTTGCCATTTACACGGCAGTTACGCGGATGGGGGAAGAGGGCGAACTGCCACCTGAGAGTGAAAAAATCAGCCGTGCCGCGATGCTACAGGCCTACACCCTGAATGCAGCAAAAGTTATTGGCCGCGATAAAGAAACGGGCTCAATTGCCGTAGGGAAAAGTGCTGACCTGGTGTTGTTCGATCGCAACCTTGAGAAAGTGAGTATTGAAAAGCTACGGGATGCCACGGTGCTTTGGACGATGTTTGCCGGAAAAAAAGTCTATAGCGGGAAGTAA
- the pstS gene encoding phosphate ABC transporter substrate-binding protein PstS — translation MKVMRTTVATVVAATLSMSAFSVFAAASLTGAGATFPAPVYAKWADTYQKETGSKVNYQGIGSSGGVKQITANTVDFGASDAPLSDEKLAQEGLFQFPTVIGGVVLAVNIPGLKSGELVLDGKTLGDIYLGKIKKWDDEAITKLNPGLKLPSQNIAVVRRADGSGTSFVFTSYLAKVNEEWKSKIGAGSTVNWPTGLGGKGNDGIAAFVQRLPGSIGYVEYAYAKQNNLAYTKLISADGKPVSPTEENFANAAKGADWSKTFAQDLTNQKGDEAWPITSTTFILVHKEQKKPEQGVEVLKFFDWAYKNGGKQANDLDYASLPDNVVEQIRAAWKTNVKDSSGKALY, via the coding sequence ATGAAAGTTATGCGTACCACTGTCGCAACTGTTGTCGCCGCGACCTTATCCATGAGCGCGTTCTCTGTATTTGCCGCAGCGAGCCTGACAGGTGCAGGTGCAACTTTTCCTGCGCCAGTGTATGCCAAATGGGCTGATACTTATCAGAAAGAGACCGGTAGTAAAGTCAACTACCAGGGTATCGGCTCCTCCGGTGGTGTAAAACAAATTACGGCAAATACCGTTGATTTCGGCGCTTCTGATGCACCGTTGTCTGATGAGAAACTGGCACAGGAAGGCCTGTTCCAGTTCCCGACCGTGATCGGCGGTGTCGTGCTGGCTGTAAATATTCCAGGCCTGAAATCTGGCGAACTGGTGCTGGACGGTAAGACCCTGGGTGATATCTACCTCGGCAAAATCAAGAAGTGGGATGATGAAGCCATCACCAAACTGAACCCAGGGCTGAAACTGCCTTCGCAGAACATCGCCGTTGTGCGTCGTGCTGATGGTTCCGGTACCTCTTTCGTGTTCACCAGCTACTTGGCAAAAGTGAACGAAGAGTGGAAATCTAAAATTGGTGCAGGCTCTACCGTTAACTGGCCAACCGGTCTGGGTGGTAAAGGTAACGACGGTATCGCCGCGTTCGTACAGCGTCTGCCAGGCTCCATTGGTTACGTTGAATATGCTTACGCTAAGCAGAACAACCTGGCCTATACCAAACTGATTTCTGCTGACGGTAAACCGGTAAGCCCGACCGAAGAAAACTTTGCAAATGCGGCAAAAGGTGCTGACTGGAGCAAAACCTTCGCCCAGGATCTGACTAACCAGAAAGGTGATGAGGCGTGGCCGATTACGTCCACCACATTCATCCTGGTTCACAAAGAGCAGAAGAAACCTGAGCAGGGCGTTGAAGTGCTGAAGTTCTTTGACTGGGCGTACAAAAATGGCGGTAAACAGGCTAATGACCTGGATTACGCCAGCCTGCCGGATAACGTGGTTGAGCAGATTCGTGCTGCATGGAAGACCAACGTGAAAGACAGCAGCGGTAAAGCACTGTACTAA
- the pstC gene encoding phosphate ABC transporter permease PstC produces the protein MAATKPAFNPPGKKGDMIFSVLVKLAALIVLLMLGGIIVSLIISSWPSIQKFGFSFLWTKEWDAPNDIYGALVPIYGTLVTSFIALLIAVPVSFGIALFLTELAPNWLRRPLGIAIELLAAIPSIVYGMWGLFIFAPLFATYFQEPVGNILSNIPFVGALFAGPAFGIGILAAGVILAIMIIPYIAAVMRDVFEQTPVLMKESAYGIGCTTWEVIWRIVLPFTKNGVIGGVMLGLGRALGETMAVTFIIGNTYQLDSASLFMPGNSITSALANEFAEAESGLHVAALMELGLILFVITFIVLAASKFMIMRLAKNEGAR, from the coding sequence ATGGCTGCAACCAAGCCTGCTTTTAACCCACCGGGTAAAAAGGGTGACATGATATTCAGCGTGCTGGTAAAACTGGCTGCGCTGATTGTGCTATTGATGTTGGGTGGCATTATTGTCTCTCTGATCATCTCCTCCTGGCCAAGCATTCAAAAATTTGGTTTCTCATTTTTGTGGACCAAAGAGTGGGATGCGCCAAACGACATCTACGGTGCGCTGGTACCGATTTACGGTACGCTGGTGACCTCGTTTATCGCCTTGCTGATCGCCGTTCCGGTGAGCTTCGGCATCGCTTTATTTTTGACTGAGTTAGCACCTAACTGGTTACGTCGCCCGCTGGGCATTGCAATTGAACTGCTGGCGGCGATCCCGAGTATTGTTTACGGCATGTGGGGCCTGTTTATTTTTGCCCCGCTGTTTGCAACCTACTTTCAGGAGCCGGTGGGTAACATCCTTTCCAACATACCGTTTGTGGGTGCCCTGTTTGCGGGTCCGGCCTTTGGTATCGGTATTCTGGCAGCCGGTGTGATCCTGGCCATTATGATCATCCCGTACATTGCGGCGGTCATGCGCGATGTGTTCGAACAAACGCCGGTACTGATGAAAGAGTCAGCCTACGGCATCGGCTGTACTACCTGGGAAGTTATCTGGCGCATCGTCCTGCCGTTCACCAAAAATGGGGTGATTGGCGGCGTGATGTTGGGTCTTGGCCGCGCGCTGGGTGAAACCATGGCGGTGACCTTTATCATCGGTAACACCTACCAGCTCGACAGTGCATCGCTGTTTATGCCGGGTAACAGTATTACCTCTGCGTTGGCGAATGAATTTGCCGAAGCGGAATCTGGCCTGCATGTGGCTGCGTTGATGGAACTGGGGCTGATCCTGTTTGTGATTACCTTCATCGTGCTGGCAGCGTCTAAGTTCATGATCATGCGCCTTGCGAAGAACGAGGGGGCACGCTAA